GCAAATAGTTTCCCTGTTGATGATGGCTGGCTAATTCTAGCAAAGCCAACAATACATATCTCATCCGACAGGAAAGTTCCCTGTCGATGGAATCACTTAAAAGCCAACCTCCCCTCTTACTATACTACGGTTATCCGCCCGATATTAAGTTCATTTGTGTTTGTAGGCTTTCTGGGACTGGAACTGACCCAGGAGACAAAATTTCCCTGGTAGGGTTACGAAAGCATCATTTACACTCTGCAAATGTTAAAAATTAATACAAAACTCATCAGTTCAAGGATTTAACTCAATTATCGACTTTTGAATTTCTAGTGCTTGCCACGAGTAACTTATCCACTCGATTGCCGTCCATATCCATCACTTCAAAGCGCATACCCCGCCATTCAAAGGAATCAGTAGCGCTGGGAATACGTCCTAAATGGGTAACAACAAAGCCACCCACAGTGTGATAGTTACCGCGTTGTTCTCTCGGCAATTCTTCAAGATGAAATAACTCAAAAAACTCGTCCACCGATAACATTCCATCCACTAACCAAGACCCATCGTCACGCCGCACAGCTTGGGGTTCGTCTACCTGATCGATAGAGGGAATATCGCCAACAATCTCTTCTAAAATATCGTTGAGGGTTACCAATCCTTGAATCACACCATATTCATCAACGACGATAGCCATCTGAGTACCGGATTGCTTAAACAACTCTAAAATTTTCAATCCAGGTGTACTTTCTGGCACATAGACCGGACGTTGCAAGGCTTTGGTTAGGTCAAGCGGTTTAGTTGCGAGACAGTCGGTTAGCAAATCGTTGACTCGAATGATCCCAAGCACATTGTCTAGTTCCCCCTGACAAACTAGATATCGAGAATGATTACTATCAATAATCGCCTGCCGATTCATTTCTGCTGAATCGTCAAGATCGAGCCAGACAATTTCCGGTCGCGGTGTCATCACAGCGCTCACTCGCCGATCACCCAAGCGAAACACTCGTTCCACCATGTCTTGTTCCGCTTCCTCAAACGTTCCCGCCTCCGTGCCTTGCGCGATCAAAACTCTCACCTCTTCTTCTGTTACCAGTGGCTCTGTAGAAGGTCTGATGTTCAACAGCCGCATCAACATCTCCGTTGAAGCGCTCAACAACTGCACCACAGGAAAGGTGATTTTAGACAACATCTGCATCGGGATGGCAACAGCAGAGGCAATTTTTTCCGGATTGTTTAACGCCAACCGCTTGGGCATCAGTTCGCCAATCACCAGCGTTAGATAAGTGATAATCAAAATCGCCGTTGCTGACGCGATCGCCTGACTATAGACAGCCAGCGAGGGAATCAAATTGACCAAAGCCCCAACTCTCGTCGCAATCACTGATTCACCGAAAGCACCAGAGACAATCGCTAAGAGCGTGATTCCAATCTGAACAGTACCCAAAAACTGATTCGGGGCATTCGCCAGTTCCAAGGCAATACGAGCTTGGACGTTTCCCTGATTGGCTACCTGTTGCAGCCGCACCTTGCGGACGGAGACAATGGACATCTCTGACATGACAAAGATGCCGTTGAGGACGATCAGTAAGAAAACAATGAGAATTTCCACAGAGAAAGAAAACCTTCTTTTACTGGTAGTTTCGGCGAACTGAGCCGAGCTGATTTACTATGGGATCTTCCAACCTCCTATTCCAGTCGCAGAAGGCAGAGGTACGGGGTGCAATGATCAGTGTACATCTAGATAAAGCTTGTGTAGTTGGCCTTTTTACTCCTAATACCCCCAGGCGAAAATCACTCCCCCATCCTCGTATGAGCTCCGGCTCCACTGTGCCTGAGCCCATCAATTCCCAGCGGCTTCTTTAAAATTAGTGAGATAGGCAGCTAGCTTGCCTGCGTTTGTGATTACCCTCTCACACATTCTGTGGACCCATGGCTTTTTCTTCGATCATTCGGGCACTAGAGCGATCGCCCCTCACCGGAGAACTGCTCTCGAAGCTGAATCGCACCTCCTCTCTGCATCTGAGTGGTATCCCCCGTCTACCCAAGGGATTGGTGGCTTCTGCTCTTGCCAAAG
The Microcoleus sp. AS-A8 genome window above contains:
- a CDS encoding Rrf2 family transcriptional regulator, which translates into the protein MRYVLLALLELASHHQQGNYLQIDPIAEGHQIPNRYLAQLN
- a CDS encoding hemolysin family protein, with amino-acid sequence MSEMSIVSVRKVRLQQVANQGNVQARIALELANAPNQFLGTVQIGITLLAIVSGAFGESVIATRVGALVNLIPSLAVYSQAIASATAILIITYLTLVIGELMPKRLALNNPEKIASAVAIPMQMLSKITFPVVQLLSASTEMLMRLLNIRPSTEPLVTEEEVRVLIAQGTEAGTFEEAEQDMVERVFRLGDRRVSAVMTPRPEIVWLDLDDSAEMNRQAIIDSNHSRYLVCQGELDNVLGIIRVNDLLTDCLATKPLDLTKALQRPVYVPESTPGLKILELFKQSGTQMAIVVDEYGVIQGLVTLNDILEEIVGDIPSIDQVDEPQAVRRDDGSWLVDGMLSVDEFFELFHLEELPREQRGNYHTVGGFVVTHLGRIPSATDSFEWRGMRFEVMDMDGNRVDKLLVASTRNSKVDN